One part of the Arabidopsis thaliana chromosome 1 sequence genome encodes these proteins:
- a CDS encoding F-box family protein (F-box family protein; CONTAINS InterPro DOMAIN/s: F-box domain, cyclin-like (InterPro:IPR001810), F-box domain, Skp2-like (InterPro:IPR022364), F-box associated domain, type 1 (InterPro:IPR006527), F-box associated interaction domain (InterPro:IPR017451); BEST Arabidopsis thaliana protein match is: F-box and associated interaction domains-containing protein (TAIR:AT1G12190.1); Has 1693 Blast hits to 1645 proteins in 47 species: Archae - 0; Bacteria - 0; Metazoa - 0; Fungi - 0; Plants - 1691; Viruses - 0; Other Eukaryotes - 2 (source: NCBI BLink).) — MMHVILPWELVEEILYRVPPLSLTRFKIVCKQWNTLFKSKSFVNNHLVRVRPQFLLWTDSKMYSVSVNLNDDQKIDMRELPLDIPYLNNFMRTYFTPCDGLLFCDSWSWRKKAAIWNPWLRQTKWIEYSKEKTFTFRGIGYDSGRPDKGHKIIGSSIYNKRKLIEDPLYRSVEIYTFETNGWKSMNTFSEEGEIRPLSDVSLNGNLYWVVSNGETHECFIESFDFSKEIYKCFCTLPWNYNSFHVPVLSTFRKDRLSVLKRKRMAETNNIEIWVTKNKINDDGEPVAWIKFMTVSIAISSNSSPSFFIDNVYQKSFIMCCEDENNKLCVYIVRGNALTKIQIVGVDAKNYINHCSYVPSLIPVP; from the coding sequence ATGATGCATGTAATCCTTCCATGGGAATTGGTAGAAGAGATACTCTATCGTGTTCCGCCTCTATCTCTAACCCGATTCAAAATCGTTTGCAAACAATGGAACACACTTTTCAAAAGCAAATCGTTCGTCAACAACCACTTGGTTCGTGTCCGTCCTCAGTTCCTCTTATGGACCGATTCCAAGATGTATTCAGTAAGCGTCAATCTCAACGATGATCAAAAGATAGATATGCGTGAGCTACCCTTAGATATTCCttatttgaataattttatGCGTACCTACTTTACTCCTTGTGACGGCTTATTGTTTTGTGACTCGTGGTCATGGAGAAAGAAAGCTGCGATTTGGAACCCGTGGTTGAGACAAACTAAATGGATAGAGTACTCTAAGGAAAAAACTTTCACGTTTCGTGGCATAGGATACGATAGTGGTAGACCTGACAAAGGTCACAAGATAATTGGGTCAAGTATTTATAATAAGCGAAAACTCATTGAAGATCCATTATACCGAAGTGTTGAAATCTACACGTTCGAAACTAATGGGTGGAAGAGTATGAATACCTTTtctgaagaaggagagatcCGCCCATTAAGTGATGTGTCTTTGAATGGAAATTTATATTGGGTTGTTAGCAATGGCGAGACACATGAGTGTTTTATcgaaagtttcgatttttcgaaagagatatataaatgtttttgcaCTCTACCGTGGAATTATAATTCTTTCCATGTTCCAGTCCTCTCAACTTTTAGGAAAGATCGACTTTCAgtgttaaaaagaaagagaatggccgaaacaaataatattgaGATTTGGGTGacaaaaaacaagattaatgACGATGGGGAGCCTGTAGCGTGGATAAAGTTCATGACAGTTTCAATAGCTATTTCTAGTAACTCTTCTCCAAGTTTCTTCATCGATAATGTCTACCAAAAGAGTTTTATCATGTGTTGTGAGGATGAAAATAACAAGCTTTGCGTTTATATTGTGAGGGGCAATGCGTTGACGAAGATTCAAATTGTAGGTGTTGATgctaaaaattatattaatcatTGTTCCTATGTTCCCAGTTTGATCCCAGTTCCTTGA
- a CDS encoding weak chloroplast movement under blue light protein (DUF827) (Plant protein of unknown function (DUF827); CONTAINS InterPro DOMAIN/s: Protein of unknown function DUF827, plant (InterPro:IPR008545); BEST Arabidopsis thaliana protein match is: Plant protein of unknown function (DUF827) (TAIR:AT4G17210.1); Has 175296 Blast hits to 90319 proteins in 3640 species: Archae - 2475; Bacteria - 39608; Metazoa - 72017; Fungi - 13793; Plants - 10094; Viruses - 656; Other Eukaryotes - 36653 (source: NCBI BLink).) — MVNIRVQKAPESPRTMEVGEIDTRAPFQSVKAAVSLFGEVAVSKQRSTPRRSRLSSESVCDKETQLMLVHKEFMKIKQKLDNAESTRSRALDDLSKAKKTMEDLSNKLETVNKSKQSAIDTKETVQQREEQLEHDKCHGSPPHHHELDVAREQYISTTVELDAAKQQLNKIRQSFDSAMDFKATALNQAAEAQRALQVNSAKVNELSKEISDMKDAIHQLKLAAAQNLQEHANIVKEKDDLRECYRTAVEEAEKKLLVLRKEYEPELSRTLEAKLLETTSEIEVLREEMKKAHESEMNTVKIITNELNEATMRLQEAADDECSLRSLVNSLRMELEDLRREREELQQKEAERLEIEETKKLEALKQESLKLEQMKTEAIEARNEAANMNRKIESLKKETEAAMIAAEEAEKRLELVIREVEEAKSAEEKVREEMKMISQKQESKKQDEESSGSKIKITIQEFESLKRGAGETEAAIEKKLATIAAELEEINKRRAEADNKLEANLKAIEEMKQATELAQKSAESAEAAKRMVESELQRWRQQENVQLA; from the exons ATGGTGAACATTAGAGTACAAAAAGCTCCGGAATCTCCGAGGACGATGGAGGTGGGAGAAATAGACACAAGAGCACCGTTCCAATCGGTGAAAGCTGCGGTGAGCTTGTTCGGAGAAGTTGCAGTCTCAAAGCAAAGAAGTACTCCAAGGCGATCTCGACTCTCCTCTGAG AGCGTTTGCGACAAGGAAACACAGCTAATGCTGGTCCACAAGGAATTCATGAAGATCAAGCAAAAGCTTGACAACGCTGAGAGCACAAGATCTCGTGCTCTAGACGATCTCTCAAAGGCGAAGAAGACAATGGAGGATCTTAGCAACAAACTTGAGACTGTCAACAAGTCTAAGCAATCAGCTATTGACACCAAAGAAACTGTCCAACAGCGGGAAGAACAGCTTGAGCATGATAAGTGTCATGGCTCTCCTCCTCATCACCATGAACTTGACGTCGCTAGAGAACAATATATCTCCACCACCGTTGAACTTGATGCTGCAAAACAGCAGCTCAACAAAATTAGACAGAGCTTTGATTCCGCTATGGATTTCAAAGCCACGGCCTTAAACCAGGCTGCAGAAGCTCAACGTGCACTCCAAGTCAACTCCGCCAAAGTTAACGAGCTTTCTAAGGAGATTTCGGATATGAAAGATGCGATTCATCAGCTCAAGCTAGCGGCTGCTCAGAATCTGCAGGAGCACGCTAATATTGTTAAGGAAAAAGACGATTTACGAGAATGTTATAGAACTGCTGTTGAAGAGGCAGAGAAGAAACTGCTAGTGTTGAGGAAAGAATATGAGCCTGAGCTCTCAAGAACTCTTGAAGCCAAGCTGTTAGAGACAACTTCAGAGATTGAGGTTTTACgggaagagatgaagaaagctCATGAATCAGAGATGAACACGGTTAAGATCATTACAAATGAGCTTAATGAAGCAACGATGAGGCTACAAGAAGCTGCTGATGACGAATGCTCTCTCCGAAGTTTGGTGAATTCTCTCAGGATGGAACTAGAAGACTTGAGAAGAGAACGCGAAGAGCTGCAGcagaaagaagcagagagattagagattgaggaaacaaaaaagttggAAGCTCTCAAGCAAGAGAGCTTGAAACTGGAGCAAATGAAAACAGAAGCTATTGAAGCAAGAAACGAAGCTGCAAATATGAATAGGAAGATAGAGAGtctgaagaaagaaacagaggccGCGATGATAGCTGCTGAGGAAGCTGAAAAGAGACTAGAGCTTGTTATAAGAGAAGTGGAGGAGGCGAAATCCGCTGAAGAGAAAGTCCGCgaagagatgaagatgatatcTCAGAAGCAAGAGAGCAAGAaacaagatgaagaatcaTCTGGTTCAAAGATAAAAATCACAATTCAAGagtttgaatctttgaaaCGAGGAGCAGGGGAAACAGAGGCTGCAATCGAAAAGAAGTTGGCAACTATAGCAGCTGAGCTTGAAGAGATCAACAAACGAAGAGCCGAAGCGGATAATAAGTTAGAAGCGAACCTGAAAGCGATAGAGGAGATGAAGCAAGCAACGGAATTGGCTCAGAAGTCAGCAGAATCTGCAGAAGCTGCAAAGAGAATGGTGGAAAGTGAGTTGCAGAGATGGCGTCAACAAGAAAATGTACAACTTGCTTAG
- a CDS encoding Flavin-binding monooxygenase family protein (Flavin-binding monooxygenase family protein; FUNCTIONS IN: NADP or NADPH binding, monooxygenase activity, FAD binding, flavin-containing monooxygenase activity; INVOLVED IN: oxidation reduction; LOCATED IN: cellular_component unknown; EXPRESSED IN: 15 plant structures; EXPRESSED DURING: 6 growth stages; CONTAINS InterPro DOMAIN/s: Flavin-containing monooxygenase FMO (InterPro:IPR000960), Flavin-containing monooxygenase-like (InterPro:IPR020946); BEST Arabidopsis thaliana protein match is: Flavin-binding monooxygenase family protein (TAIR:AT1G12130.1); Has 8661 Blast hits to 8102 proteins in 1035 species: Archae - 4; Bacteria - 3767; Metazoa - 1139; Fungi - 1126; Plants - 753; Viruses - 0; Other Eukaryotes - 1872 (source: NCBI BLink).): protein MTSVITSRARHVAVIGLGAAGLVAVRELRREGHTVIGFEREKHVGGLWVYTDRVDSDSVSVDPDRTIVHSSIYQSLRTNLPRECMGYSDFPFVTRSSDGDPRRYPDHREVLMYLQDFAKEFKIEDMIRFETEVLCVEPSPENNRKWRVQFKSSNGVSGEEIFDAVVVCNGHFTEPRLAHIPGIESWPGKQIHSHNYRIPDPFKDEVVIVIGSQASGNDISTDIATIAKEVHISSKMVASDSYGCYDNLRIHPTIYRAREDGSVVFRNGKVVFADAIVHCTGYKYHFPFLKTSGYVTVEDNRVGPLYKHVFPPALAPGISFIGLPFMGLQFFMFEIQSKWVASVLSGRVKLPAEDKMMEEAVAFYSKLEDLGIPKRYTHFLTDPRGNPMLGTFKPEDAVVISQSDYFNWIAKQCGCTSIERWRERLYNVAIKKVFFGGDSYRDRWDDDQLIEEVYREFAKLKPNQDCSS, encoded by the exons ATGACCAGCGTAATCACCTCACGTGCTCGTCACGTGGCCGTGATCGGACTAGGAGCCGCCGGCCTCGTGGCGGTTCGAGAGCTTCGTCGTGAAGGTCACACCGTCATCGGTTTCGAGCGTGAGAAACATGTTGGTGGACTCTGGGTGTACACTGATCGAGTCGATTCAGACTCGGTTAGCGTTGACCCGGATCGAACCATCGTACACTCGAGCATCTACCAGTCCCTCCGCACCAATCTACCACGAGAGTGTATGGGTTACAGTGACTTTCCATTCGTTACCCGATCCAGTGACGGCGACCCGAGACGGTACCCCGATCATAGGGAAGTCTTGATGTACCTTCAAGATTTCGCCAAAGAGTTCAAGATCGAAGATATGATCCGATTTGAGACAGAGGTTTTGTGTGTGGAGCCGTCGCCGGAGAATAACCGTAAATGGAGAGTTCAGTTTAAGAGCTCAAATGGTGTCTCCGGCGAAGAAATCTTCGACGCGGTCGTGGTTTGCAATGGTCACTTCACTGAGCCTCGTCTTGCTCATATTCCTG GGATAGAGTCATGGCCAGGAAAGCAGATCCATAGCCACAATTATCGAATTCCAGATCCATTCAAAGATGAG GTGGTGATAGTTATAGGAAGTCAAGCTAGTGGAAACGACATTAGTACAGACATAGCAACCATTGCAAAAGAAGTCCATATCTCGTCTAAAATGGTTGCATCCGATTCATATGGCTGTTACGACAACCTACGGATTCACCCTACG ATATATCGCGCCCGCGAGGATGGTTCCGTGGTATTCCGAAACGGGAAAGTGGTTTTTGCTGATGCTATAGTTCATTGCACTGGTTACAAGTATCATTTCCCGTTTCTTAAAACCAGTGGTTATGTGACTGTCGAGGATAACCGTGTTGGACCTCTCTACAAACATGTTTTCCCACCCGCACTTGCGCCTGGGATCTCCTTTATTGGTTTACCTTTCATG GGGCTCCAGTTCTTTATGTTTGAAATCCAGAGCAAGTGGGTTGCTTCGGTTTTGTCGGGTCGAGTTAAGCTTCCAGCAGAGGATAAGATGATGGAAGAGGCTGTAGCTTTCTACTCTAAGCTTGAAGATTTAGGGATTCCTAAGAGATATACACATTTTCTAACCGATCCTCGAGGGAATCCAATGCTCGGGACGTTTAAACCGGAGGATGCAGTTGTGATCTCTCAAAGTGATTACTTCAACTGGATCGCAAAACAGTGTGGTTGCACGTCCATAGAACGTTGGAGAGAGCGATTATACAATGTCGCCATCAAGAAAGTTTTCTTTGGTGGCGACAGCTATCGCGATCGATGGGACGATGATCAACTCATCGAAGAAGTGTACCGCGAGTTCGCCAAATTGAAACCGAACCAAGATTGTTCTTCTTAG
- a CDS encoding 14.7 kDa heat shock-like protein (BEST Arabidopsis thaliana protein match is: HSP20-like chaperones superfamily protein (TAIR:AT5G47600.1); Has 8 Blast hits to 8 proteins in 3 species: Archae - 0; Bacteria - 0; Metazoa - 0; Fungi - 0; Plants - 8; Viruses - 0; Other Eukaryotes - 0 (source: NCBI BLink).), protein MSGSSSREATSAAGDGNYKLEIKEYGGGKGPVRWFFKEDSCVAMIDVPGCSVAPSSYSLEKTHVGFQTEEVDQNNHSLPVRTYIGFVKFPAVYDSKHAKIWVVNGVLWITVTKHQGRQG, encoded by the exons ATGAGTGGATCCTCCTCGAGGGAAGCCACCTCCGCCGCCGGTGATG GAAACTACAAACTGGAGATAAAAGAATACGGTGGAGGTAAAGGACCAGTCCGGTGGTTTTTTAAGGAGGACTCGTGCGTTGCAATGATAGATGTTCCGGGTTGTTCAGTAGCACCCAGCAGTTACAGCTTGGAGAAAACCCACGTAGGGTTTCAAACAGAAGAAGTAGACCAGAACAACCACTCCCTACCCGTACGCACATACATCGGCTTCGTCAAGTTCCCAGCGGTTTACGATTCGAAGCATGCTAAGATTTGGGTTGTCAATGGCGTACTCTGGATCACCGTTACTAAGCACCAAGGCCGCCAAGGTTAa